The genomic segment TTTCTTCGCCGGTATGGCGCAGGGCGGCTTTAACAATGTGTTTACGCGAATCAAGCCAGTTGCTGATAAATGCAGTCTGGGCCGCTGCGACTGAGTCGATTTCCCGTTCCGCCTCGGCGTAGGTGTGGCTGCGGATATTTAAGCAGGTGATGATCGTAATGCTGATCGTGGCAAACAGCATGGATAACGCGATTAATAGCGTAATTTTACTTCTGATGGACTGCATCATGTACCTGAAAGTAAAGAGAATTAATCCGAATTATCCTCTTTTTTTATGTTATTAGGATACGCTAATGGTCCAAATTGCCTGCATGGGTATTATTAACAAATGTGCGGCGGAAATAGCAATGTGTCTGGCATGATTTTTCAGTGCCCAAACACCGGAATACCTCCGGTACTTTTGATTTCCTGCAGAGATAAGCTTGAGTTTGATGTGGATAGCCGTCATCCTGATCGAGCATTTTTTAAACTGCCCAAGGAGTAGTTATGAACGGCCCCAGCCCGGAAAATAAGCACCCGATGGATGGGTTTCCCCAGGTTTGCTATATCAAAAATACCATCAGTAATCCCAATATTATTGTCGGTGATTACAGCTATTACGATGATCCTGCAGATTCGGAAAACTTTGAACGTAATGTGCTCTATCACTACCCCTTTATTGGCGACAAACTGATTATTGGTAAATTTTGTGCCATCGCTCGTGGCGTGAAATTTATTATGAATGGCGCCAATCACAAGCTCTCCGGTATCTCCACTTATCCCTTTCAAATTTTCGGTAATGGCTGGGAAAAATCCGCGCCGCCGCTCTCTGATTTTCCTTATAAAGGCGATACCCTCATCGGCAACGATGTCTGGATAGGCTATGACGCTTTAATTATGCCGGGGGTCAAGATAGGCAACGGTGCAGTAATTTCATCTCGTTCAGTGGTGACTCGCGATGTGCCTGCCTACACGGTGGTTGGTGGCAACCCTGCAAAGCTCATTAAGCATCGCTTTACCTTGGATCAGGTAGCTAGGCTGGAAGAAATAGCATGGTGGAATTGGCCTGTAGAAGTCATTAGCCAGCATCTGCCGGAAATTATGGCGGGGGATATCGGGGCATTGGGCGCAGTGGTTTTTTAAGTGTGCTGTGCTTCGGGCTGAATCCCTGTTTTAAAGATTCTGGGTTATTGTATTAAGGCTAAAGAGTAGAAGCGTTCTTTTCAGGCACAGGCCCTGCTTGCAAGAACGCTTGATGATGTCTGAGCTATTGTGTTTGCAACGTTAAATAAGACCTTCCTCATTTCCTCTGTTACACAAAAAGCCAGTAAGTTTTTTTGGATTTTTGTCAGTAATTCCTGAATTAAATCAAGTCAGCCCGTAATTTAAATACAACAGAGAAGTGCGTTTTTGCTGCTGTTTGTCTGCAGAAAGGCTGTTTATCTTTTACGCTAGGTGCATTTTTCTGGCGTGCTCTGTATATTTATAATTTCTATAGTTGTAATTGTAAAAAGAACTGTGAGATCGCTAACACTTATTTATTTGTAAGCTATATTCAGGTTTGCTTTCTGCCTAGCTTGGTACATAAGAGAATATTAATATTATACCTGCATATTTAATGCAGGGAGAATGCACTTATTTCAACGCTCTGCAACAACATGCAGCGCTGCACCAACGAGCCGGGTGGCTGGATGGCTCGCTATTTTCAGAGGTCATTTGCAATGCAAAATAATGAATCAGCACGCGTCCCTTTTGACGATGAAGCGCATTCTTCACAGCGGCTTGCTTCTTTATTGGCCTCCCGGCTTATTACCCCCCCGCTGCCCAATTCTGAAGTTGTAAGTCATAGCACTGCTGCCAGCCAAGTTGTTTTTATTGAAGATAATGTGGCGGATATCGCGCAAATTATTGCGGCACTCAGCGCGGATAAAGAAGTCCATATTCTGGATTCAAGCCGGGATGGCCTGAGCCAGATGAGCGATATACTGGCCGGTAGAAGTGGTGTGGATGCGCTGCATCTTATATCTCATGGCTCTGAAGCTGCGCTGAGTTTAGGCACGCTGACACTGGATGCACAAAATCTGAATGAGCATGCTTTTGAATTGCAAACGATTGCTTTATCTCTGAAGCAGGGGGCAGATATTTTGCTCTATGGCTGCAATGTGGCTAAGGGGGATGATGGCGCTGGTTTTATTCAGCAACTGGCTAGCTATACCAAAGCCGATATTGCGGCATCGGATGATTTAAGCGGTGCTGCCGCTTTGGGCGGAAATTGGGTATTAGAAAAAACGACCGGCAATATTGAAGCGGCACTCGCTATTTCTAAACTAACTGCATATTCCGCCACCCTGGCCGTACCGGCCAATCAGAATTTTGAATCATTTTCAAATACGGGCAATTCAACTGCCAGCCGCTCTATTGGCGGGATCACTTATTCCAGTAATGGCGTTGCTGCTGTTGATATTATTGATGATATAAATGGCTTTTATAGCGAGACATTTACGGGCTTTACCGGCCGTGCCATTCTGAATGATTATAATGGAACTGCTAATTCGGGAATTTCATATTTTCAATTTTCCTCTGATAGCGTCAGTGATAAATTTAAACTCATTTCACTGGTTGCAAATGCAAACGATAATATTGGTGGCTTTAATAGCAATTTTTCGGTAACAGGCTATAGCGGGGGTAGTGGGGGCACCCAGGTGGTGCAAGTCACTGGCCTGAATATGGGGCTTTCAGCGACTTACGGTAGTGGCAATACAGCCATTGTTTATAGTAAGTTATCCAGTGTGTATAACGGAGGCTCGCTGACCTTTGGCTCGGCCTGGGACAATATTGATACGGTTGTTTTTAGCCGTACTTCCGGCTCAGATGGGGTGGGTCTGGCATTGGACAGCCTAGTGTTTACTACGCCATCGGGTAGTTCTGCAATTACCAGTGCCACTTATGATGCCAGTACCGGTGTGCTTTCTGTTACCGGCAGTGGTATGAATACGATCGATACCATTGATGCCACGAAGCTTTCACTCACAGGGCAGGGCGGGGCAAGTTATACCCTGACCAGCGCCAATACCAATCCCGGCAGCACCACTACTTTTTCAATTACCCTGAATGCCGTTGACAAAATTGCAGTGAATGGCTTGCTGAACAAGGCAGGGACATCGGCAGTCGGTGGCACGACTTTTAATCTGGCTGCGGCAGCCAACTGGGACGTCACTACAAACGCTGCAGCAGATTTAAGCGCTAACGGGGTGACTGTGAGCAATGTGAGCTCGCCAGTCATCAGCTCCGCTACCTATAACGCGGCGACGCATGTGCTGACGGTAACGGGTAGTAATTTGGTCGGAACCATTGGCACTCCAAATGATATTACGGTTTCCAAGCTGACCCTGAAGGGGGAAGGGGGCAGTACTTACACGCTGACGAGTGCCGATGTGGAAGTTGGCAGTGCTACATCGTTTGCCGTGACGCTTAATGCCACAGACCGTGCTCAGATTGAAATGCTATTTAATAAGGTGGGCACCAGCTCCAGTGGCGGCACAACGTATAACTTGGCTGCCGCCGATGACTGGAATAGCGTGATCAATAACAGCGATACCTCAGTGGCGACAGCGGGGGTGACGGTTTCCAATGTGGCCGTTCCTACCATGACTTCGGCCACCTACAACGCGGCAACGGGTGTATTGGTGGTCACGGGTACGGGCCTGTTATCGGCCAGCGGTGCAGCTAATGATATTGTGGCTAATAAGCTGACTGTGAGCGGAGAAGGAGGGGCAACGTATACGCTGACTGACAGCGCTAATGTGGATATCAGCTCGCAAACTTCATTTACGCTCACGCTTTCTGCCACCGATAAAGCGGCTATTAATCAGCTACTGAATAAAAATGGCAGCAGCGCTACAGGGGGCAGCACCTTTAATCTGGCAGCAGCAGAAGACTGGGCTGCAGGCGCGGATGCGGCAGTCGTGGTGGCGGATCTGACGGGCAACGGTATTACGGTCAGTAATGTGGCGGTGCCAGCAATAACTTCCGCAACCTATAACGCAGCAACGGGGGTCTTAACGGTAAGCGGTACAGGTTTTTTAAGCCTGAGTGGTGCGGGCAACGATATTGTGGCTAATAAGCTGAGCCTTACAGGAGAAGGTGCGAGCTACACCCTGACCGATACGGCTAATGTTGATATCAGCTCTGGTACTTCATTTACGCTGACACTCTCTGCAACTGACCAGGCTGCAATCAATCAGCTGCTGAATAAAAATGGCAGCAGCTCTACCGGTGGCACCACCTTTAACCTTGCCGCCGCCGAAGACTGGGCCGCTGGCGCCGATGCCGCTGTTGTTGTGGCTGATTTAAGCGGTAATGGCATTACCACGAGCAACGTAGCTGCGCCAGTGATCAGCTCTTCCACTTATAACGCGGCAACGGGCGTATTAGTGGTGACCGGCACGGGCTTTTTAAAACTGAGCGGTGCAAGTAATGAAATCATTGCCAATAAGCTCAGTTTTAGCGGGGAGGGCGGCAGCTACACCCTGACTGACACGGCCAATGTGGACATCACCTCAGGCACCAGCTTCAGCCTTACCCTGAGCGCTGCCGATCTGGCGCAAGTGAATCAGCTGCTGACTAAAAATGGCAGCAGTTCTGTCTCTGGCACGACTTATAATCTTGCCGCTGCAGAAGACTGGCAGGCCGGAGCAGATGCGGCGGTTGTGATTGCTGATTTAACAGGCAATGGAATAACCGTCAGCAATGTGGCTGTTCCGACGATTACCTCTGCTGCTTATGACGTGAGCACGGGCGTGCTGGTGGTGACGGGCACCGGCCTGCTTAAACTCAGCGGGGCCAATAATGATATTGTGGCCAATAAGCTGACCTTTACCGGTGAAGGGGGGCAGACTTACACCCTTACCGATAGCAGTAATGCAGAAATCACATCGGCAACCTCGTTTACCATCACCATGAGCAGCACTGATCGTGCTGCGCTTGATCTGATTATCAATAAAAACGGTACAAGCTCTGTAGACGCCAGCACTTACAACCTTGCTGCGGCTGAGGATTGGGCAGCGGGGGCAGATGCTGCGCTCGTTGTGGCCGATTTAAGCGGCAACGGGGTGACCGCCAGCAATGCGGGGGTGCCGGTGATTAACAGCGCCACTTATAACGCAGCGACCCATGTGTTAACAGTGACGGGCAGCCATTTTCAGGCCTTGGCTGGGGCGGCAAATGATATTGCGGTTTCTTTACTGACCCTGACGGGCGAAGGGGGGAGCTACACCCTGACCTCTGCTGATGTTGAAATCAGCAGCGCGACTGGTTTTTCTGTGACCTTAAATGCGGCAGATCAAATCAATATTGAAGGGTTGCTGAATAAAAACGGCAGCAGCTCAGGCAATGCCACAACTTATAACCTAGCCGCAGCAGATAACTGGCTGGCCAGTGTTGCCATGAGTGCAGATTTGACTGGTAATGCCATTACCGTAAGCAATACCACTTTGCCGCAGATTAGCTCGGCCACCTACAACGCAGCCACCGGTGCTTTGGTGGTGACGGGAAGCAATCTGATTAAAAAAGTGGGGGCAGGCAATGATGTCACCGCAAATAAACTGACTATCACGGGTGAAGGCGGCGCCACCTACACGCTGACGGATAGTGCAGATGTAGAAATCACGTCTGCCACAGAGTTTACGCTGACCTTAAGCAATAACGATAGGGCCGCTGTAAATCTGATCATCAATAAAAATGGCAGCAGCTCAAGTAGTGCAAGCAGCTACAACCTTGCAGCCGCAGAAGACTGGATTGCGGGCGCAGACAGCGCCGCTGTGGTGGCTGATCTGACTGCTAATGGGATAAGCGCCAGTAATGTGGCGGTGCCGGCTATTACATCGTCTGCCTATAACGCGGCAACAGGCACGCTGGTGGTGACGGGGACAGGGTTTTTGTCTTTAAGTGGTGCAAATAACGATATTGTTGCCAATAAATTTACCTTTAGTGGTGAGGGTGGGCAAACCTATACCCTGGTAGATACGGCCAATGTGGAGATCACATCGGGCACCAGCTTTACTCTGGTTTTAAGCGCGGCTGATAAAGCGGCCATGAATTTAATCTTTAATAAGGCAGGCACCAGCTCAACAGGAACAGCCACATACAATCTTGCTGCTGCAGAAGATTGGGCTGCCGGGGCGGATGCCGCCGTTGTTGTCGCAGATTTAAGCGGCAATGGCATCACGGTCAGTAATGTGGCCGTGCCGCAGGTTAATTCATCGGTATATAACAGCAGCACAGGCGTGTTGCAGGTGAGCGGCAGTGGCTTTTTGTCTTTAAGTGGTGGTGCTAACGATATTGTGGCCAATAAGCTGAGCTTTACCGGGCAGGGCGGCGCCAGCTACACCCTGACGGACAGCGCTAATGTGGAGATCACCTCGGGCACGGCCTTTACCCTGACACTGAGCGCCACAGATAAGGCCGCTGTGCTGCTTTTACTTAATCAAGATGGAACAAGCGCAGCGGATGCCACCACCTACAATTTGGCTGCCGCTGAAGACTGGGCTGCAGGGGCGGATGCTGCAGTGGTGGTGGCAGATCTCACCGGCAATGGCATTACGGTGGCCAGCGGCCCGGTAATCAGCAGCGCCAGTTATGACGCGGCTACCCATATTCTGAGTGTGACAGGCAGTAATTTTCAGGCCAAAACAGGTGCCGCTAATGATATTGCGGTGTCGCTGCTGAGTATTGCAGGGGAGGGAGGGAGCTATACGCTGACTTCGGCCGATGTGGAGATCACAAACAGCACGTCTTTCTCGATTAACTTAAATGCCACCGACAGCATTAATCTAGATGGCCTGCTGAATAAAAACGGCACAAGCTCCGGGAATGCCACAACGTATAACCTGGCTGCAGCAAATAACTGGCTGGCGGATGTGGCCTTAAATGCAGATTTAACGGGCAACGGGATCACGGTCAGTAATACAGCTACGCCGCAAATCACCTCTGCAAGCTACGATGCCAGCAGTGGTGTTTTAGTGGTCACGGGCACGGGCTTACTTAAAAAAATAGGTGCAGCTAATGATATTGTTGCCAATAAATTCACTCTTAAAGGCGAAGGGGCCGGGACATACGCGCTGACAGATACCGCAAATGTGGAGATTAGCTCGGCCAGTGCATTTACCCTTACCCTGAGCGCAACAGACAAAGCGGCTGTCAATCAGTTGCTGAATAAAAGCGGCACACTTTCTACGGGGGGCACCAGCTATAACCTTGCCGCCGCTGAAGATTGGATTGCTGGTGCAGACAGTGCGGCCGTCGTTGCTGATTTAACCGGCAATGCCATCACTGCAACATTGCCTGCCCCGACACCAACGCCAACACCCACACCAACGCCAACACCAACGCCAACGCCAACGCCAACACCAACACCAACACCAACACCAACACCGGTGCCCAGTACTGTTGATGGCGTTGTAGTGAGCACCACCACTACGCATGATGCGAATACAGGTCTGAATAATCAGAGTGTTTCTGTTCCTGTCATTACGGCAGGCAGGGTAGAGGACAGCAGCACATCGCATGGTCAGCTGGCCGATATTCCGCTTGGTATCAATCAGGGTGCAGCCAGCTCTAATCTGGTGGTGAGCTTGCCCAATGGCACCGGCCTGCAGGCGGATGGCCCCAATACACTGCTGAGTAATAATCAGGCTTTGATTGATTTAATTATGCGTATCGAAAGCAAAACGGTGTCTGGCTCACAAGTGCAAACAGGGATGACGGGGTTTGGTACTCAATTTTTAAATAATTTATTGCCCGATACCTTGTTACAAACCAAAACGCTGACGCTCAGCATCGCGCCTGACCAGACGCTCAATCAGGCGATCCTCGTTTCAGGTACACCGGCTGCGGGCAATGGCGGCTCTGTACCTGCATTGCCCTCTTCCTCGCTTGCTCTTGTGATCGATGCCAGAGCATTGCCATCAGGTATAACGATTCAGCTTGATGATGTTGATTTTGCCAGCATTGTTGGCAGCGCCATTGTGCGTGGCGGTAACGGAAAAAACTATGTGATTGGCGATGATGCATCACAAACACTCTTTTTGGGGGCTGATGACGATACGCTGCTTGGCGGAGCAGGCGATGATATCGTAGGCAGTGCGGGAGGAAATGATTATCTGGATGGCGGAGCCGATAATGACCGCCTGTTTGGCGGCATAGGCAACGATACCGTGCTGGGCGGCAGTGGTAATGATTCTGTGCAGGGCGGGCGTAGTGATTTAGGACAATGGAATTTTTATCTGAATAATCAGGGCCAGGTAACAGGCCGTCATATCACCCAATTGGTGGATGCCACACAGACTGAAACCATCACGGCCGCAGAGCTTAATCAGGCGGTGGCAGATTTAGGCTTTGCCACAGGCAGCCAAACAGCACTGCAATCCCTTGCTCTGCTTTATCATGCCGCTTTTAACCGCAGCCCTGATTTGGCAGGCTTAAGTTATTGGGTCAAAACAGGCAAAACCACAGATCAAATTGCGCTTGATTTTAGCTATTCAAATGAATGGAATAATAGCGCGGGCAAGCTTTCAAATTTAGATTTTATGCGTCAGCTTTATCAGACCACCCAAGGCAGCGTTGATCAGAATGGCAGCGGTACATGGGCCGCCAAGCTGGATTCGGGTGCTGTGACACGTGCTGAGGTATTAAAGCAGTTTGCTGGTAGCAGTGAGCATCAGGCTCTGTGGCTGACCGCCTTTGGCCTGTCGCTGGGAGGGCAAAATATCAGCTCTGAACAAGGCTGGATTGCCGGCAGCGGAGACGATCGCCTGACTGGCGGCAGTGGCAATGACACCCTCGTAGGGGGCGATGGCAGCGACACCGTGGTTTACTCTGGCAAGCTGGCTGATTACAAATTTATTCTCAGCAATAAAGGCGAAGTACAGATTGCAGAAAATAAAGCCAATGGGGATATTGATTTAATCAGACAGATTGAAAAGGGAGAATTCAGCGATGGTACGGTCGATTTAAGCTTCACTCAAGCCGGCCAAGCCACTTTGCAGCAAATTGCTTTAATGTACCAAATGGTGCTGGGAAGAAATGCAGAGCTTAATGGCTTCGGCTATTGGACAAGTCACTATCAGGAAAACAAAGCACTGGCAGATGGCTTTTTATACTCGGCAGAATTTCAGCAACAACATGGCAGCCTGAATAACGCTGATTTTGTTAACCTGCTTTATCAGAATGCATTGCATCATGCTGCGGATGCTACTAGCCAGCAAAATTGGCAAGGCTATCTGGCCAGCCATACACGCGCAGAAATGGTTGTTGCATTGAGCATCAGCCCGGAAATCATCGCCACTCAATACAATACTGAAGGCTTATGGATGGTGTGATGATGATCTGGCGCTTTTAAAAGTAATATTTGCAGAACATGATTTAAAAGCCGGAATCTTTCCGGCTTTTTTGGGTGCTGCAGGCAACAAAAAACCCGCTAAGCCTTATCGGATGCGGGTTTAAAGTTTTTCTGCTGTGGTGCCCGGGATCGGACTTGAACCGATACGCCATAAGCGAGGGATTTTAAGTCCCTTGTGTCTACCAATTTCACCACCCGGGCATTTCAACATCATTTGCTTTGCATTTGATTGGCATAAATCAAAGATAAATACTTTTTCTTTGGTAACGGGCTGAATTTTTATATTCTGCCTGTTTTTTTATGCTTGTTTCAAACTGCGTCAGCGACAACAGGCGTGCATTCTATCGCGTTTCGAAATTATTGCAATACCCCTGCCACAATAATTTTTATCAGGGTGGCGCGGGTTTGGCGGGCTGATCTGATGCATTTTATGGTTAAGGAGGCTAGGTGTTTGAATTATATTCAAAAATATTTTCTGGTAGCTTGTCATTGATTGATACATCGGCTTGTTGAGTGCGTAATATTTTTTTGTTTTTTTAGATCAGATGATTTTTTGCCGCCTAGCATCACTTCGTCGGTGAAGCTTTTAAAACGATAGTTTTACAGATTGCCCCTTAGAGCTGAAGATTTTGTGCAATGAATTAATTTGACTAGACTTGAATTTAGCCATGCACAGGAGCACTGCGATGCAAATTGCACAGATTAAATTAGGGCAGTTTGATCAGCTTGCCAGCCAGCTTGATGAATTAAAGGCCGTTGAGCCTCAGTGGCTGCTGGTGTTTGGCAGCCGGGCATTTTTGGCTGATACCCTTTTATATAGTGTGATCAGGCAAAGTTTTCCTTCCGCGGTAGTGCTGGGCTGTTCAACTGCAGGCGAGATTTCTGCGGGTGGTGTTGGAGAGGATGGCTGCGTGATTACCGCTATTCACTGGCGGTTTGGGGTGCCTCAGTGCGCAGTGACGCAATTGCGGGATATGCAGGACAGCGAACAGGCCGGGCAGCGGCTGTCAGCGCAGCTTCAGCAGCCTTTGTCTGGTGTTTTGCTGTTTGCTCAGGGTGTGAATATCAATGGCAGCGCCTTGGTGGCCGGGCTGGAAAGTGGTTTGCCTGCGGGCGTACCTATCATGGGGGGCCTTGCCGGAGATGGCACGGCATTTAACCAGACGGTGGTAATCAGCCCGGCCGGGGTTGCTGCAGATACCGTGGTGGCGATGGCGATTCCTGCCGGGGTGTCCGTGGGGCATGGTTCTTATGGCGGGTGGAGGCCTTTTGGCCCCGCACGGCGGGTTAGTCGTCATGAGGGTAATGTTTTGTACGAGCTTGATGATGAGCCTGCCTTGGATGTTTATAAGCGCTATCTGGGGGAGTACGCCGAGCAGTTGCCTTCATCCGGTCTACTGTTTCCATTTGAGATGCTTGGGCAGGATCATTCGGCACTGGGGGTAGTGCGCACTATTCTGGGGGTTGATGAGGCAAGTGGCAGCCTAACACTGGCAGGAGATCTGATTAGTGATGGCTATTTGCGGCTGATGCATGCAAGCAATGATGCTCTGGCCGATGGGGCAGAATCAGCAGCGCTGGCAGCTAGGGCGCTGAATGGTGCTGTCAGCGGGCTGGGTCTGTTGGTGAGTTGTGTAGGGCGTAAGTTGGTGATGGGGGGCCGTGTTGAGGAAGAAATAGAAGCGGTGGCCGGGGTGCTTGGCCCGCAAATAAGTCTGGCTGGGTTTTATTCTTATGGCGAAATCAGCCCTTTGCTGGGCGCAACAGGCTGTAAATTACACAATCAAACGATGACGATCAGTATTTTGAGTGATCAGCCATATGAATAAATTGCTCGCACGTCAGTTAAAGCGCTACCTGGCTTGGGCTGATGAGTCGGCGGTGGAGGCGATGCTGCAGGCTGCAGATTTAGCTGCGGTTGATATTCGTGATCGGTCTGTGGCGGTCTTACTGGGTAATTTCAGACGTTTATTACTGGCCATTGATGAGTCGTATCAGCAGTTTGACCGGGATGTGGCTCTGGGCTCGCGCAGCTTGCAAATTAGTTCGGATGAGCTGAGCAAGGCCAACAGCACTTTGCGCCAGGAGGTGCTGGCAAGGCAAAGGGCGATTGATACTTTGTGGGAAACGGCAAATCGTTTACAAGCCAGCCTTGGTCGCCCAGCGCTGGGTAAGGAAAGTGCCGGGCTTGAGCAGCTGTCTGTACTGATGGGAAGCTTACTGAATGAGCGTCAGCAGGCCGAGGCCGCATTGCAGCAGCAGGAAGCGCAATTTCGAATGCTTGCAGGTAATGTGCCTGGTGTGGTTTTTCGGGGGCAAATCGAGTATCCCCGCGGGATGCACTATATCAATGATGAAATTGAAGTGCTGACGGGCTGCCCGGCGCAGCATTTTCTTTTGCCTCATGTCACGCACAGCTATGGCGCTTTAGTGTTGCGCGAAGATTTAGCCTTACTTGAAAAAACAATTCATGCCGCTTTAGCAGGGCCAGATCGCTATTCCGTTGAATATCGGCTTGTCCATGCCAGTGGCGCAATCCGATGGGTGCTGGAGCGCGGGCAGATTGTCAGAAATGCAGCACAGCAAGCAGAATATCTGGATGGAATTATTTTTGATATTACAGATCAAAAGCTGGCGGCAGTTCAATTACGCCAGCTTTCTGCCGCCATTGAGGCTAATCCTGTGCCGGTGCTGATTACAGATGCAGAAGGGGTGATTGAGTATTTAAACCCAAAGTTTGAGCAGACATTTGGTTATTCATTAGCAGAAATTAAAGGTGAAACACCCAATATATTGCTTTCTGGAGAGATTAATTTACTGGCTTATCAGGAAATGTGGCAAAGCTTATTGCGTGGGGATGAGTGGAGGCGCGACGTTCGCCATAGTTGTAAATCCGGGCAATTAGTCTGGATGTCGGTTTCGGTGTCTCCAATTCGGGATGCGGCGGATAAAGTAACGCATTTTGTGGCGGTATACGACAATATTGAGTTGCGTAAGGCTGCGGAAGAGGCGCTGATTAAAGCAAAAGAGGCTTCAGATCAGGCAAATCGGCTTAAAAGTGATTTTTTGGCCAATATGAGCCATGAAATACGTACCCCGATGAATGCGATTATTGGGATGACTCATCTGGCATTAAATACGGATTTAAGTAAGCAGCAAAGAGATTATTTAACTAAAACCAGTTGTACCGCCGAATCTTTATTACATATTTTGAATGATATTCTGGATTTTTCTAAAATTGAGGCAAATCGCCTGCAAATGGAAATACTGCCTTTCAGGTTTGAGTCTGTTTTAGAAAAACTGTCTGCACTTTATGCATTAAAAGCAGAAGAAAAAGGTTTGCGGCTTTATATCGAGCCAGCGGCAGATTGTGATCTTTCTTTATTGGGTGATTCTCTGCGTATTGGGCAAATTTTAAATAATTTGGTTGGT from the Iodobacter fluviatilis genome contains:
- a CDS encoding hybrid sensor histidine kinase/response regulator, translating into MNKLLARQLKRYLAWADESAVEAMLQAADLAAVDIRDRSVAVLLGNFRRLLLAIDESYQQFDRDVALGSRSLQISSDELSKANSTLRQEVLARQRAIDTLWETANRLQASLGRPALGKESAGLEQLSVLMGSLLNERQQAEAALQQQEAQFRMLAGNVPGVVFRGQIEYPRGMHYINDEIEVLTGCPAQHFLLPHVTHSYGALVLREDLALLEKTIHAALAGPDRYSVEYRLVHASGAIRWVLERGQIVRNAAQQAEYLDGIIFDITDQKLAAVQLRQLSAAIEANPVPVLITDAEGVIEYLNPKFEQTFGYSLAEIKGETPNILLSGEINLLAYQEMWQSLLRGDEWRRDVRHSCKSGQLVWMSVSVSPIRDAADKVTHFVAVYDNIELRKAAEEALIKAKEASDQANRLKSDFLANMSHEIRTPMNAIIGMTHLALNTDLSKQQRDYLTKTSCTAESLLHILNDILDFSKIEANRLQMEILPFRFESVLEKLSALYALKAEEKGLRLYIEPAADCDLSLLGDSLRIGQILNNLVGNAIKFTPEGEVRVQIRLLEAQEQRVHLQIAVKDTGIGLSAAQIAQLFKPFSQADSSTTRKFGGTGLGLSICKRLVELMKGHIWIESTPQQGSTFYVSLWLMRSAEQVLPDLVSGPVQRLDGVRILLVEDNVLNQQVAYELLTNVGASVIIAQHGGEALGWLSIDPLPCDLILMDLQMPVVDGHQATQLIRSEPRFNSLAIVAMTAHAMSDERQRCLNLGMNDYITKPVQPNELFTTVAKWAGQAVRPQPEEGKKVSKVPDESVLPHLPGINTQEVLQRLGGNKALITHLFQQFYQDYQGGYEQFQYLLKTDAKGAERWVHSIKGVAGTLGMHDLMLAAGQLERQLQLYPADEGAAAYPFKSELNHMLGTVGRGYTQFIKPHKNPPDTEKTGLLTKQLSALLDDCDGDSVDVYYRLREQLEGWVEVALLDRLGEAINTFDFERALESLTLIGKKL